From Cannabis sativa cultivar Pink pepper isolate KNU-18-1 chromosome 8, ASM2916894v1, whole genome shotgun sequence, a single genomic window includes:
- the LOC115698546 gene encoding reticulon-like protein B17: MDLTPPNHQHRSELRSRTKSASRLAQTEEVPHLSLGLIESSPKRTLSPSALCLKSPSSLPLKELLLLSPSPLRKSKTRLADRLDMAEEPSEQVGVRRRCKTRTSQLGLLGCASPRNARRSRRRSEIEVREEKELPLAEEFGKPRRRRHSTRSKKERLSLVPCVPSSSLPPKIDEDYHASLDRIGYLISDLVMWRDVAKSSLWFGFGSLFFFSSCFAQGFSFSIFSAISKLGFLFLGLSFFSNSIRQRDNNEGNKEFKLKEDDILRFAKVILPFTNLAISKTRDLFSGEPSMTLKVAPFLLLGAEYGHLFTLWRLSAIGFFMAFMVPKMYSSYSIQISQRVEYLIWRVLETWGTCSHKKMVAISAITAFWNLSSLKTRIFTAFMCLVLVRYCRQHIVEDLEEKEVEGEGNQEQEQEQGALILADVVCQQ; the protein is encoded by the exons ATGGATTTAACTCCCCCAAATCACCAGCACCGATCTGAGCTCCGGTCCCGGACTAAATCAGCATCGCGGCTGGCTCAAACCGAAGAAGTCCCTCATCTCTCCCTTGGACTCATCGAGTCATCGCCCAAGAGAACTTTATCACCTTCTGCTCTGTGTCTAAAATCTCCCAGTTCTCTTCCTCTTAAAgaacttcttcttctttctccttCCCCTCTTCGAAAATCCAAGACCCGTCTCGCTGATCGGCTAGATATGGCTGAAGAGCCGTCAGAGCAGGTGGGAGTGCGGCGGCGTTGCAAGACTAGGACATCTCAATTGGGTTTGCTGGGTTGTGCCTCGCCAAGGAATGCCAGAAGATCGAGGAGGCGATCGGAAATAGAAGTTAGAGAAGAGAAGGAATTACCTCTGGCTGAAGAGTTTGGAAAGCCGAGGAGAAGGCGCCATAGCACAAGGTCTAAGAAGGAAAGGCTGAGCTTGGTTCCTTGTGTGCCCTCTTCAAGTTTACCTCCAA aaattGATGAGGACTATCACGCTAGTCTAGATCGAATCGGGTATTTGATAAGTGATCTAGTCATGTGGAGAGATGTGGCCAAGTCGAGCCTTTGGTTTGGTTTTGGATCTTTGTTCTTCTTCTCCTCTTGCTTCGCACAAGGATTTAGTTTTAG CATATTCTCAGCGATTTCCAAGCTAGGATTTTTGTTTTTAGGCTTGTCTTTCTTCTCAAACTCAATACGCCAAAG GGATAATAATGAAGGGAATAAGGAATTCAAGCTTAAAGAAGACGATATTTTACGTTTTGCTAAAGTGATTCTACCGTTTACAAATCTTGCAATCTCAAAGACAAGAGATCTTTTCTCTGGAGAGCCATCCATGACCCTCAAA GTAGCTCCCTTCCTACTTTTAGGAGCTGAATATGGCCACCTTTTTACCCTGTGGAGACTCTCAGcaattg GGTTTTTCATGGCGTTTATGGTCCCAAAAATGTACTCATCTTACTCCATTCAGATCAGCCAAAGAG TTGAGTACTTGATTTGGAGGGTGTTGGAAACATGGGGAACTTGCTCACATAAAAAAATGGTGGCAATATCAGCAATCACGGCCTTTTGGAATCTGTCTTCTCTAAAGACAAGAATTTTTACAG CATTTATGTGTTTGGTATTAGTTCGATACTGCCGGCAGCATATAGTGGAAGATttagaagaaaaagaagtaGAAGGAGAAGGAAATCAAGAACAGGAACAAGAACAAGGGGCATTGATTTTGGCAGATGTTGTGTGCCAACAGTAG
- the LOC115699416 gene encoding nicotianamine aminotransferase 1, whose amino-acid sequence MLWKNLTPNDQRPTIMLGRGDPTEFPSFQTTPAAVEAAVDALRSSNFNSYSPTVGVPQARRAIAEYLSSDLSYKLSEDDVYLTSGCTQAIELVISVLAQPGANILLPRPGYPQYEARAAYEKLQVRHFDLVPEKGWEVDLDSVEALADDNTAAIVIINPSNPCGSVYKYKHLKKIAETARKLGILVIADEVYGHLVIGSNPFVAMGEFASIVPVLTLGSISKRWIVPGWRLGWIVTNDPNGILIKTGIVESINNCLNITSDPATFVQGAVPQILEKTNNEFFLNIKNIMREAAEFLYEAIEAIPCLTCPQKPEGSMAVMVKINLPLLENVVDDVDFCLKLAKEESVIFLPGVVVGLKNWVRITFAAELPCLEDALGRLKVFCQRHAKKP is encoded by the exons ATGCTTTGGAAAAATCTGACCCCAAATGATCAGCGCCCAACCATTATGCTCGGCCGTGGTGACCCCACTGAGTTTCCCAGCTTTCAGACCACCCCCGCCGCTGTCGAAGCCGCCGTCGACGCTCTCCGATCTTCCAATTTCAATTCTTATTCTCCCACAGTTGGCGTCCCTCAGGCCAGGAG AGCGATTGCAGAGTACCTCTCAAGTGACCTCTCGTACAAATTATCAGAAGATGATGTTTACCTCACATCAGGTTGCACACAAGCAATAGAACTTGTTATATCAGTTTTGGCACAGCCGGGAGCCAACATTCTACTGCCAAGACCAGGCTACCCACAATATGAAGCTAGAGCTGCATACGAAAAGCTCCAAGTTCGCCATTTCGATCTTGTTCCAGAAAAGGGTTGGGAAGTGGATCTTGATTCTGTTGAAGCTCTAGCTGATGACAACACTGCAGCAATTGTTATAATTAATCCCAGTAATCCTTGTGGAAGTGTCTATAAATACAAGCATCTGAAAAAG ATTGCTGAAACAGCTAGGAAGCTTGGAATTTTGGTGATTGCTGATGAGGTTTATGGACACTTGGTGATTGGGAGTAATCCATTTGTGGCTATGGGAGAGTTTGCATCAATAGTTCCAGTTCTTACACTTGGCTCCATATCAAAGAGATGGATTGTTCCTGGTTGGAGACTTGGTTGGATTGTCACAAACGACCCCAATGGCATCCTTATAAAAACTGGG ATAGTGGAGAGCATTAACAACTGCCTGAACATCACCAGTGACCCTGCAACCTTCGTTCAG GGAGCAGTTCCTCAGATTCTTGAGAAAACAAACAATGAattctttttgaatattaagaACATAATGAGAGAAGCTGCAGAGTTTTTGTATGAAGCAATAGAGGCAATTCCGTGCCTCACTTGTCCACAAAAACCTGAAGGATCCATGGCTGTTATG GTTAAGATAAACTTACCACTACTAGAAAACGTTGTCGATGATGTAGACTTTTGTCTGAAGCTAGCCAAAGAGGAATCTGTAATTTTCCTGCCAG GTGTTGTTGTTGGGCTGAAAAACTGGGTTCGAATCACTTTCGCCGCTGAGCTTCCTTGTCTTGAAGATGCTCTTGGGAGACTAAAAGTTTTCTGCCAAAGGCATGCCAAGAAGCCATGA
- the LOC133030606 gene encoding uncharacterized protein LOC133030606 yields the protein MSSVEIEKMVQELTEPGAIDIRDSESTVSARDYLIHTRQAPDIEVEEVEEGWTTPARESDPARPTLSANKKGVAEILGSLPVQDRDWRLLCTTAKLREHKLIPENASLQREPVYKEPSERQQERIDKRLSKQTPRETSDMTFLKSAPVLKIKQKGGTPASSPVVAQKRKSDVMTSLAADSSKKLAKTTQDKGKKVVIDSPVRPRDFLAMQEKLLAEIPYEELASRSTELAVQSVALFMKAAATPSKETDSLKRQNAHFQENIKRLKQEVAKMEELHKELEEVNRAKEQLELELKKSQDTIAEMARDLEAEKESGKKQYDQAVSDYIYTTLSKVPDFDFSLLGDEAAEMAEAFRSMSPTRTQGNLPDEIEGVQVEEVENEVVSKIVDEAAPDETTPAA from the exons atgtcttctgtaGAGATCGAGAAGATGGTACAGGAGCTTACTGAACCTGGGGCAATCGATATCCGAGATAGCGAATCCACAGTGTCAGCACGCGACTACCTCATCCATACGAGGCAGGCTcctgacatcgaggtcgaggaggtggaggagggatGGACTACTCCAGCCCGCGAGTCAg ACCCGGCTCGACCAACGCTTAGCGCGAATAAGAAGGGGGTAGCTGAAATTCTTGGgagtcttccggtacaagatcgcgactggcgattgctGTGTACGACTGCCAAATTGCGAGAACACAAACTGATCCCCgagaacgcgagtcttcaacgggagccaGTATATAAAGAACCATCTGAGAGACAGCAGGAGCGGATAGATAAACGGCTTTCCAAGCAAACTCCTCGAGAAACTTCAG ACATGACTTTCttgaagtctgcccctgtcctgaagatcaagcaAAAGGGTGGAACACCGGCATCTTCACCAGTCGtcgcccagaagaggaagagcgatgtgatgaCTTCGCTCGCTGCAGATTCCTCCAAGAAGTTGGCCAAGACCACTCAGGATAAGGGGAAGAAGGTTGTCATTGATTCTCCGGTTCGCCCTCGCGACTTCCTGGCCATGCAGGAAAAATTACTGGCCGAGATTCCTTATGAGGAACTTGCTTCTCGATCTACTGAACTGGCCGTACAATCGGTGGCTTTGTTCATGAAAGCCGCGGCCACGCCTTCGAAGGAAACTGattcgctgaagaggcagaacgcCCATTTTCAGGAAAACATAAAGAGGCTGAAGCAGGAGGTGGCCAAGATGGAGGAACTTCACAAGGAGCTCGAGGAAGTCAACAGGGCCAAAGAACAGTTGGAGCTCGAGCTCAAGAAGTCGCAGGACACGATCGCTGAGATGGCTCGCGActtggaggctgagaaagagagTGGGAAAAAACAGTATGATCAGGCTGTGTCTGATTACATTTATACTACTCTCTCCAAGGTCcctgacttcgacttctcgctgCTTGGAGATGAAGCTGCTGAAATGGCTGAAGCCTTTCGCTCGATGTCTCCTACCCGGACTCAAGGCAACCTTCCAGATGAAATCGAGGGAGTGCAGGTTGAGGAGGTCGAGAACGAAGTCGTGAGCAAGATCGTGGATGAGGCTGCTCCTGATGAGACTACTCCCGCtgcttga